The genomic DNA GTCGCTCCAGCACCTGTCCCGGCCACTCTCCGACGGTGAAGGTCTCGGTCTTCGTATATCCGCACCGCTCGTAGAAGCGCACGAGTGCGCCGTCGTTGCCGGCGAAACAGTCGACGCGCAGCAGCCGGACGTTGCGTTCGCACTATGGCCGCGGCGGGACGGCGGTCGCGCTCGCAGATGCGCAGCCCGCCGCTCGACGACCACTTCTGGATCGACTCCACCCGCTTCGGCACCTGGGAGAACGGTGTGGAGCGCCATTGCGAGGTCATGTCGCGCGCCACCATTCTCAGCGGCTTGCGTCGTACCAGTTCAGGACCCGGAGCGCGCGGAGCGTATTCCAGCGACTGGGTCGTCCGTCGCCGTCCTCCATCGAGAAGTGCACGGCGCCGGGGTGGGTGTGCTCCAGGAGCCAGGTGCCGTCGGGCTGCTGTTTCGATCGCAGCACGTCGATCGCTTCGGTCAGTCGCGGATCCGGCGTGCCTCCCACGGCCCGGAAGAAGTCCAGGGCCCACAGCACGTCGTAGTGCCACCAGGTCGGGAAGGAGAAACGCAGCCAGTCCGGGTCGACAACCTCGCCGGTGCTCAGCCGACGGAACAGCCGGCGGTCGAGCAGGTACTCCTGCCCTCGGCGGCGTGCGGCGACCGCCGGCGCCGAACCACCGGTCACCTGCTCGTGCTGAAGCAACCCCTCGAGCACGCAGATCGTGGTCGCGAACGACGAGCGCACCGATCCATTCTCGGTCTCGCAGTTCCAGCCGCCGTCTTCGAGCTGCTCCCCGAGCAACCGGGCGACGATGCTATCGACGTCCTCACCGAAGTAGGCGCCGATCGCAACGGTCCGCCCGTTGATGCACGGTTCGACCTCGCCGGCGAAGAAGGGCTGCCCCGCGTGCTCCCATCGGCAGTTCTTGCGCACCAAGGCAACCGTGTCGAGGACAGCTTGCGCATTCGGGTCGACGCCGAATTCCTGCAGCAACGACAACGTGGGGAAGGTCGAGGTCCACGGCTGGCCTTGGGAGAAGTCGCCGCGGAAGTCCGCCGGGAAGCATGCGCCGCCCGCCCACTGCCCGTCGTCGGCGCGCAACGCGAGCAACTGCGCGCCCCACCCCTCGGTCGCGACGCGTGCCCGCTCCGCGGCGACCGCCTCAGGCGGCGGGTCGTTCAGGTCGCGCAGCACCTGCCAGCGCAACGCCGGGTCGGAGTCGAGCAGCCAGTCCAGCACCGTCATGCGCCGAATGTAGCCTCGGCCGCCGACAGCGGCGAGTCGGTACGTCCTGCCTGCCAGCTAGGCGGGTTTCGCGTAGTGGGCGCGGGTCCGCGGATGCAGCACGCAGGCGGCGATCGAGACGAGTACGGCGAGCTGGATCACCTGCTCCACCTTGAATACCGCAGGGTAGGGCCGCGACAGCAGGTAGATCATGCCGACCGAACCCGCCACCGACAGCCAGACCAGCCGGCGCCACGCCCATCGCTTGCCCCGGTAGAGCCGCGAGATCAGGAACACGTAGAGGACGCCCACGACGACGTTGAGCGCCGCCCTCGTCCATAGCGTGGCGGTGATCGCCTGCCTGGCCGCCGCCGCCGTCATCCCCGAATGGCCGGCCCTCAGGGTGACGGCGATGATCTGGTTCTTCTCCACCACCGACAGCACCGTCACCAGGATGCTCAGCACGAGGTTGACGACCAGCAGGGTCGCGGCGAGTCTGACCTGCCGCGGCGGCGCCACCGGCCGGTCGGCGGGCAGCTCAGCCTGCGGCATCGCCGGGAAGGCGCCGCTGCCCTGCTGCTCGTCCCGCGACCGATCCGGGCCCGTCACCATTCGTCGCCTCCTGACCAAGGATTTGGCTTGGCGGCTGGCATGGTACTGCCTTCTCGATACATGCTCTGCCAGGCATGCACGTTGCCGCGATCCGGCTTGTCGATCGCGTCGATCTAGTCTTGAGCGATGGACCTCGACGCCGCGCTCGACCGGTTCTGGGAGGTCGCGGACGCTCGTCGGCTGGGGATCGACGCCGTCCAGGTCGTCGCCGACGACGGCCCGCACGGCGAGCGTCGCCGGATCGATGACATCCGTCGTGATGTGTTTTCGGTGTCGAAGACCGTGACGTCGCTCGCGGTCGGCATGCTCGAGAGCGACGGTGCGCTCAGCCTGGACGACCCCGTACTCGCGCATCTGCCCGAACTCGCCGACACCGCGGCAACGGGCAGCGAGAAGATCACGGTGGGGCACCTGCTTCGTATGACGGCCGGAAACGGCTATCGCTGGGCGGATGACGATGCCGATCATCCCGGCGATCCGGCCCGCGACTTCCTTGCCACTCCGCTCGTGGCCGAGCCCGGTTCGACCTACCACTACGCGGGCGGAAACGCCTACGTCCTCGGTCGGGTCGTTCACTCGATCTCCGGCCTGGATCTCCGTGACTTCCTGGTCCCTCGTCTGTTCGACCCGCTCGGCATTCGGAATCCGCAATGGTTGCGTTGTCCGCTCGGCTTCCCGCTCGGAGCAATCGGGCTTCAGCTGCGGACCTCGGAGATCACCAGGATCACGCAACTGCTCCTGCACGACGGCACGTACGACCGCCGTCGCCTGGTTCCCGCCGACTACATCGCTCGCATGACCACGGACACGACTGCCACGGGTCGCGCCGAGCCGGACAATCGGACCTACGGGCTGCACGTGTGGCTATGCGCTCGCGACGGTGCCTGGCGCATGGACGGCATCTACGGGCAGTTCGGGATCGTGCTTCCCGAACACCGCGCGTGTGTCAGTGTCACGGCGCACTACCTGGGGCCGACGACACAGATCCTCGACTGCGTGTGGGAACACCTCGTGCCCGCGTTGGCCTGACCTCGTCGTAGCGTCAGCCGACGGCAGCGACCGCGGCGAGGATGGCGTCGATCGTCGCCTGGGGCTGCGACACCATCGAGACGTGCGAGGCGGCCACGTCGGTGATGGTCGCACCTGCGCGCTCGCCCATGTGACGCTGGGTGTCCGGTGGGATGACCCGGTCCTCCGTGCCGATGACCATCCAGCTCGGGCGTGTCTTCCAGGCCGGCGGGGCGGACGGGGTGGTGTTGGCGCTCAGAGTGAGCGGCCGCTGGCTCTCCACGATCAACCAGCGGTCCCGCTCGGGCAGGTCCTGGGCGAAGGAGGTGTGCACCGTGTCGGCTTTCAGGAACGCATCGAGATCCCCTTCCGGGCCGCCCGGGTAACTGACGAGGTCGAGGACGGTGGTCGGGTCGGGAACGTCGAGTGCCGATCCGGATCCGCCGAGGATCCCGAAAGTCGTCTCGCCTTCGTCGGGAACGAACGCATCGACGTAGACCAGCGCTCGCACGTCGCCGCCGTCGGCCCCGGCGTTGGTGATGACGAACCCGCCGTAGGAGTGCCCGACCAGAACGACGGGACCGCTGGTGCGCTGGGCGACGAACGAGGAGATGGACGCCGCGTCAGATGCGACCCCGCGCAAGAGATTCGGCGGTCCGAGAACCGTGAAGTTCTGGTCCTGCAGCTCGGACGCGACGGCATTCCAGCTGGATGCATCGGCCCACGCCCCGTGCACCAGGACGATCGTCGGCTTCGGCATGGTGATCTCCCCGTGCTGTCGTCGGAACGGCATCGTGTCCGATCGAGCCTACGGGCGATGACTCGCGACGTCCGGCGAACGAGGAGGCCGCCGGATGCGTCGAGGTGCGGTCCTAGGTCTGGTGTTTGCTCGGGCTGTCCCAGTACCAGCACTCCGGGTCGTACATCGCCGGCGTCGGGAACACCCACGGGCCGTTGAGGCCGTGCAGTGCGAGGTTGTTGCGGTCCGGCACGTTGCGCAGATCGTTGCTGTGGATGTTCACCCGCGGGAAGTTGGCGACCGTGCCCATGAAGAACGGGCCCTCGTTGATGTGGATCTTGATCATCTTCCACACCAGTTGGTTGCGCTTCATATGGTCCGGTTCGGACTTGGTCTGGTTGTAGAGCTTCGTCAGCTGCTCGACCGGTCCGCCCTTGTCCGCGGGCATCCGTGGCGGCTGCCTCTTCAGCGGAGAAACGTTCGTCTCCTGGTGCTCCTTGGGGGTGCCGACCACCGTGTAGTAGGACCCTTCCAACGGTGCCCAGCGACTCGCCTCGAGGGGGACCAGCCACTGCGGGTAGACGAGCACCGTCGCCCCGTCGCCGACCGACCAGTTGGTGTGGGACATGAGGGTGCCCCCGTTCCACAAGTCGGCGAAGGACTGTGGCGGGATCGGGCGGCGCTCCATGTGCAGCCCGACGCTCTTGGCGTTGGCGACCAGCTGATCGTCCTTGGCGCCCTCGGTGTCGCCGATGTCCGCGGAGTACGGGATGTCGATCGAGAGCTTGGAACCGTCCGGGAACTCGACGTAGCCGTCGCCGTTGGTGTCCTTCAACCCGAGCTCGGCCAGAAGCGACTTGGCTTTCGCGACGTCGTGAGCCTTGTAGGAGTCCCGCCACTGCGTGAAGAGCTTCGGCCCGTCCGGGCCGTCACTGAATTCGGTGATCTTCACACCGCTGGTGCCCGTGGTCTGCTCGCCGGTCTCGAAGTAGAGCGCCTTCTGGGCGGTCGGACGATCGAACGCGTAGGAGATCGCCTGCCGGAACCGCTTGTCGCGGAACAGCGTGCCGTACTTCTTGTTCACGGCGATGTAGTCGTAGTTGAGGAAGAACATCGAGCCCGTGCCGTCGCCGCTGTCCCACAGGACGATCTTGTAGTTGCCCCGCTTCTGGGTCTGCGAGAGCGTCGAGACGTCGGACAGGTCGATCTGTGTCATCGTGCCGTCGCAGTAGTCGAGCTTGCCCTGCTGGACCTGCAGCTTGATCGCCTGGGCGTTCTGGGTGATGTTGATCCGCCACTCGTCGATGTACGGCAGTTGATCGCCGTCCTTCGTCACGACGTAGTAGTAGGGGTTGCGCTCGAACACAGCGCCGCTGTTGTTGTTGAAGCTCTTGCACCGGTAACCGGTCAGCACCGGACAGTCCGGGTTGCTCGACCAGGTCGCCTTCTGCTCCCACAGCCGACCCGCGGAATCCCAGTCCTTGGGGACCTTCTTGTTGTACTTGGGGTGGAACTGCTTCAGGTAGTGCTTGGGCAGGACCCAGATGGGGCCGTTCTGGCCGATGTTGCCCTTCGCCCACGCGGCCAGGTATTCGGGCACCAGCGGCTGCGGCGCGTCGTAGGTGATCTTCAGCGTCGACTCGTCGACCTTCTTCATCACGCAGGGCGTGCCCTTGGCCGACTGGCAGTCCGGCGGCACGGTCTGGGCGTCGTGGCCCGGGACGGCCATGTCGTAGTACCAGAACAACACGTCGTCGACGCTGAACGGGTGGCCGTCGGACCACTTCAGGCCCTTGCGGAAGTAGACCGTCCACTCGGTGGCATCGGCGTTGCTCGTCCACTTCTCCGCCGTACCAGGGCCGATGTCGGTGCCGTCATTGAGCCACCGCGTGGGCGAGAAGCCGTAGTAGTAGTTGTGGATCGAGCTCGCGTTCTGCATCCCGGTCGTGCCGAAGACGGTCGTGTTGATGACCCCGCCGTAGTTACCGCGTTCCACCCAGGTGTGCGGGACGACGTACGGGCTCTCCGGAAGCCGGTCCTTGACCGCCGGCAGCCCCTTACCCTTCAACGCGGGCGACTCGTGGAAGCTCGCCGGTGCCGCGAGTGGCTGTCGGGCCGAGCCCACCTTCGCCGCGGAGCCTCCCCCTGAGCTGAGACCGTTGGCCCCGCCACCTCCCGACGTGGGCTTGGTGCTGCTCGAACTCGAGCAGGCTGCGAGGACCACCGACCCTGCCGCCAGCGCTGAGCCATACAGGAACGACCGCCGGGATACGGCAGAGCTATCACTCACGATGAGCAACCCTTTCACCTAGCCACTGGAGACGCCGAACCGGGCTCATCGGGGATACAACTGCGGGCAGATCGCCGGGTCGGTGTAGTCGGGTACGCCGTCCACGAGACGTACCAGGTCATCGTCGGGGTGGCGCGCGTCTCGATCGACCCAGTGGTTGTCGCCGGGCTGGAGATGGATCGCCATGGAGCGACGGGGTTGCGAGCTGTTGTTGGGTCCGCTGCCGTGGACGGTGCGGCAGTGGTGGAAGCTCACCTGCCCCCGACGCATCCGGGAAGGTCGCGGGGTCCAGGGGAATCCCTGGCGGCGGACTTCGGCCTGCAGCCCGTCGAGGTCCTGCGAGAAGAAGTTGAGCCCGGTGACGTCCCACCGGTGACTGCCGTCGAGGAAGGAGACGGCGCCGTTGGTCTCGTCGACATCGTGGAAGCCCACCCAGGCGGTCAGCATCCGTTCGGAGGAACAGGTCTGCCAGTACTGCCGATCGGTGTGCCATCCGACCTTGGTGGGGGCATCCCCCGCATCGGCCGGTTTGTACAGCAGCTGGTCGTGCCACAACCGGATCGAGTCGGCGCCGGACAGCAGCGCGGCCGTCGCACCGATCGCCGGGGAGCGCACGAGATCCCCGAGCTCATCCACCCGCAGCGACGAGTAGTCGTTCTTGCGGAGTACGTCGCCGTCCTCGGGCGTCCATCCCCTGACCGGGAGTTCGCGGTCCAGGTCGCCGGCGTAGAAGCGGGCCATGCCCCGCTCCGCGGCATCCAGGACCTCCGGCGGGACGATCACCGGCGAGATCCAGAAGCCATGCTCCTCGAACGACGCGATGTCCTCGTCCGTCGGCAGCAGAGCGCTCAGAGTCGCGTCCATGAGCCCAGACGATAGGACGCCGGGCCGATCTCGGCTTGCACGATGTGCAGGACTTCGTACACGATCACCAGGTGGTCGAGATTCGACGTCCGTCCGGTATCCGGGCCGGATTCCTCGCCGAGGTCGACGATTCGGTGAGTGGACTCGTCCACGCCGGCGAGCAATGGGCTCCCGGCCGATACCTGGTCACGCGGCACAGCCACCCCGTCTGGGAGTTCTATCTGCAGATGCACGGCCTCAGCCGCTGGCGGGCCGGCGACCAGGACCTGGCGCTCCAACCGGGAAACCTCTTTGCCGTCGCCCCCCGGGTCGTCCATCAGATGGTCGACCGGCCCGCCGCCAACCACCACTTCTACTTCGCGGCGGTCGACCTGCAGAGCGTGCTCCGCCGTCACCAGCAGTTGGCCCCGCTGTGGGAGGAGCCACCGCCGGTCATCCATCGCCAGCAGGCACACACCGTCAGCGCACCGTTCGCCGACCTGACCCGCGAACTGACCGCCCGCCTCGGCCTGGCCGGCGAAGGGCTCAAGCTTGCCGTCGACCGGTTGATCCTCGAGGTGACCCGCCTCCTCCTGCCGTCGGCGCCGGTTCCCTTGCAGAACATCCATCCCGCGGTGCTCCGGGTCAAAGAGCTCGTCGACCACGACTGCGCCCACCGTTGGACGCTGCATGAGCTCGCCACCGATGTCGGGCTCGCCCCCACCTACCTGGCTGCGCTCTTCACCACCCAGGTCGGGATGTCACCGCACCGCTACCTCACCGAGCGTCGGGTGGAGAACGCCAGACGCCTCCTCGAGACGAGCGACATGCCGGTGACCGCCGTCGCGATCGACGTCGGATTCAGCTCCGGTCAGCATTTCGCCCGCGTGTTCCGGCAGATCGTCGGTACCACCCCACGACAGCACCGTCGGTCGCCCGGGCAACCACGGAAGCGGGCATGAGATTGGGACCGCTAGCGCGCCAGTCGGTCCAGATCGGATTCGATGGCGGCCCGGTAGGTCGCGAACCAGTCGCCGCCGGCCCGGAGTTCTTCGCGCAGGATCGTCGTCATCCTGATCAGCCGGTAGACCGCGAAGGTCGTCTGCAGGTCGTCGTCGAGGTCCAGCCCGTAACCGGTGAGCAGCGTCGTGAGGGCTTCGGCACCGACCAGCGAGAACCGGGCGAGGTCGTAGAGCGGGTCGCCACATGCCGCGTCGCCCCAGTCGATGATGCCGACGAAACGTCCCTCGTCGGCGAACACATGCGGCGGCTTGAGATCGCCGTGCAGGAGAACGCCCGGTCCGTCGAAGCGCACGGTGTCGCGGAGCTCATGCAGCACCTTCTGGAGCCGGTCCGCGAGCCCGCCGCTGATCACCTGGTGCACGACGAGCTCATCGAGGCATGCGCCGGCCTCGGCGGTGAACCCTGCCCAGGTCGGATGCGCTCCGATCAGGGCATCGGCCGTGTCCCGCTCGCCGGTCAGGAAGCCGTATCCGGTCATGGGGATGGAATGGACCCGCCGTAGCTGCCTGCCCGCCTCCACCAGGGCCGGATGACGGCCGTGGGAGACCGCGGCGCCGGACATCCGGCGCATCAGGAGAAACGGCGCGGGCAAGGCGTGCCGGTCCACGTCGAGCGCGACCACGTCCGGGGCGGTGACCCCAACGGAACCGACCCGCTCACACGCCCAGGCCTCGGCGGTCAGTTCACGCCGGTCACCGACCTTGAGCACGAAGTCCCCGCCCGCGGTGTGGATCATGAAGTCCTGGTTGCCGACGTAACCGGCCAACTGCTCGGTTCCGGTGACCGGCTCGCCCAGGTAACGGGTCATCGCAGCAGCGACCAACTCGTCGGTCAGTTGAGAGATGACAACTCCTCCCTGCAGCGAACAGACCCGTGATCAAGAGGGGATTCCGGTACGAAACGCCCTACGAATCCCCTCTTGATCATGAGTAGGGTTCGGGTCAGTACGGCTCGACGGCGGGCTCGTCGGTGCTGGTGGCACCGATCCGCGCCGCTGACGTCTGCGCCTTGCGGGCGATGGGCACGCTGCGTGAGGCGGCCGCCAGGCCGTAGGTCGGCATGTTGCCGTACACCGTCTCGTACTCGCCCGCGCGCACCCGATAGGTCTCGTGCCAGATTCCCACGTCACCGGAGTCGCGTACGGCGCGGTTGAACTGCCGCCATGGGTCCAGGTGCGGAAGGTCTCCGTCCCGGGCGAACCGGTCGAGCGACTCGAAGTCACGCCAGTACTGCAGGACGACGGTGGTGCGCCCGACCCACTGGTGGTAGCCGAGGCAGCCCAATTCCGGGTGCTGGTCCAAGGCCCGGAGCATCTTCGGCATTGCCGTCGCGACGGGCCACCATTTCTGGACCCGCCAGGGCCGATTGAATCGCATGCCGATGAGGAAGACGACGAAGTCGCCGTCGATGTCGGCCGTATAGCGACCAGTGTGAATGGGCATGGCCTGATCCTTCCGTCAGGAGGGTGCGGGCGCCATGTCGTGGAGCAGCGCAAAGAGGTGGTCGATCCGTTCGACGATCACTTCGCGCAGTCGTGCGGCGAGCCGGTCCCAGTCCTGAGGCGTGGGCGGGACGCCAGGTGGCAGGGCGGCCAGC from Mycobacteriales bacterium includes the following:
- a CDS encoding squalene cyclase, producing MTVLDWLLDSDPALRWQVLRDLNDPPPEAVAAERARVATEGWGAQLLALRADDGQWAGGACFPADFRGDFSQGQPWTSTFPTLSLLQEFGVDPNAQAVLDTVALVRKNCRWEHAGQPFFAGEVEPCINGRTVAIGAYFGEDVDSIVARLLGEQLEDGGWNCETENGSVRSSFATTICVLEGLLQHEQVTGGSAPAVAARRRGQEYLLDRRLFRRLSTGEVVDPDWLRFSFPTWWHYDVLWALDFFRAVGGTPDPRLTEAIDVLRSKQQPDGTWLLEHTHPGAVHFSMEDGDGRPSRWNTLRALRVLNWYDASR
- a CDS encoding alpha/beta hydrolase; the encoded protein is MPKPTIVLVHGAWADASSWNAVASELQDQNFTVLGPPNLLRGVASDAASISSFVAQRTSGPVVLVGHSYGGFVITNAGADGGDVRALVYVDAFVPDEGETTFGILGGSGSALDVPDPTTVLDLVSYPGGPEGDLDAFLKADTVHTSFAQDLPERDRWLIVESQRPLTLSANTTPSAPPAWKTRPSWMVIGTEDRVIPPDTQRHMGERAGATITDVAASHVSMVSQPQATIDAILAAVAAVG
- a CDS encoding AraC family transcriptional regulator, which produces MVEIRRPSGIRAGFLAEVDDSVSGLVHAGEQWAPGRYLVTRHSHPVWEFYLQMHGLSRWRAGDQDLALQPGNLFAVAPRVVHQMVDRPAANHHFYFAAVDLQSVLRRHQQLAPLWEEPPPVIHRQQAHTVSAPFADLTRELTARLGLAGEGLKLAVDRLILEVTRLLLPSAPVPLQNIHPAVLRVKELVDHDCAHRWTLHELATDVGLAPTYLAALFTTQVGMSPHRYLTERRVENARRLLETSDMPVTAVAIDVGFSSGQHFARVFRQIVGTTPRQHRRSPGQPRKRA
- a CDS encoding phytanoyl-CoA dioxygenase family protein; its protein translation is MDATLSALLPTDEDIASFEEHGFWISPVIVPPEVLDAAERGMARFYAGDLDRELPVRGWTPEDGDVLRKNDYSSLRVDELGDLVRSPAIGATAALLSGADSIRLWHDQLLYKPADAGDAPTKVGWHTDRQYWQTCSSERMLTAWVGFHDVDETNGAVSFLDGSHRWDVTGLNFFSQDLDGLQAEVRRQGFPWTPRPSRMRRGQVSFHHCRTVHGSGPNNSSQPRRSMAIHLQPGDNHWVDRDARHPDDDLVRLVDGVPDYTDPAICPQLYPR
- a CDS encoding DUF4188 domain-containing protein, with translation MPIHTGRYTADIDGDFVVFLIGMRFNRPWRVQKWWPVATAMPKMLRALDQHPELGCLGYHQWVGRTTVVLQYWRDFESLDRFARDGDLPHLDPWRQFNRAVRDSGDVGIWHETYRVRAGEYETVYGNMPTYGLAAASRSVPIARKAQTSAARIGATSTDEPAVEPY
- a CDS encoding ABC transporter substrate-binding protein, with translation MSDSSAVSRRSFLYGSALAAGSVVLAACSSSSSTKPTSGGGGANGLSSGGGSAAKVGSARQPLAAPASFHESPALKGKGLPAVKDRLPESPYVVPHTWVERGNYGGVINTTVFGTTGMQNASSIHNYYYGFSPTRWLNDGTDIGPGTAEKWTSNADATEWTVYFRKGLKWSDGHPFSVDDVLFWYYDMAVPGHDAQTVPPDCQSAKGTPCVMKKVDESTLKITYDAPQPLVPEYLAAWAKGNIGQNGPIWVLPKHYLKQFHPKYNKKVPKDWDSAGRLWEQKATWSSNPDCPVLTGYRCKSFNNNSGAVFERNPYYYVVTKDGDQLPYIDEWRINITQNAQAIKLQVQQGKLDYCDGTMTQIDLSDVSTLSQTQKRGNYKIVLWDSGDGTGSMFFLNYDYIAVNKKYGTLFRDKRFRQAISYAFDRPTAQKALYFETGEQTTGTSGVKITEFSDGPDGPKLFTQWRDSYKAHDVAKAKSLLAELGLKDTNGDGYVEFPDGSKLSIDIPYSADIGDTEGAKDDQLVANAKSVGLHMERRPIPPQSFADLWNGGTLMSHTNWSVGDGATVLVYPQWLVPLEASRWAPLEGSYYTVVGTPKEHQETNVSPLKRQPPRMPADKGGPVEQLTKLYNQTKSEPDHMKRNQLVWKMIKIHINEGPFFMGTVANFPRVNIHSNDLRNVPDRNNLALHGLNGPWVFPTPAMYDPECWYWDSPSKHQT
- a CDS encoding aminoglycoside phosphotransferase family protein, with amino-acid sequence MTRYLGEPVTGTEQLAGYVGNQDFMIHTAGGDFVLKVGDRRELTAEAWACERVGSVGVTAPDVVALDVDRHALPAPFLLMRRMSGAAVSHGRHPALVEAGRQLRRVHSIPMTGYGFLTGERDTADALIGAHPTWAGFTAEAGACLDELVVHQVISGGLADRLQKVLHELRDTVRFDGPGVLLHGDLKPPHVFADEGRFVGIIDWGDAACGDPLYDLARFSLVGAEALTTLLTGYGLDLDDDLQTTFAVYRLIRMTTILREELRAGGDWFATYRAAIESDLDRLAR
- a CDS encoding serine hydrolase domain-containing protein, encoding MDLDAALDRFWEVADARRLGIDAVQVVADDGPHGERRRIDDIRRDVFSVSKTVTSLAVGMLESDGALSLDDPVLAHLPELADTAATGSEKITVGHLLRMTAGNGYRWADDDADHPGDPARDFLATPLVAEPGSTYHYAGGNAYVLGRVVHSISGLDLRDFLVPRLFDPLGIRNPQWLRCPLGFPLGAIGLQLRTSEITRITQLLLHDGTYDRRRLVPADYIARMTTDTTATGRAEPDNRTYGLHVWLCARDGAWRMDGIYGQFGIVLPEHRACVSVTAHYLGPTTQILDCVWEHLVPALA